In a genomic window of Deltaproteobacteria bacterium:
- a CDS encoding alpha/beta fold hydrolase, whose product MFTSAPSSTTLPWRRRVALAVALGAPLFALAIGARTFRRELAYYRPKRRAIARPTSGALAHARDFRFGRGDTLRGWFVPPRNGAAVIFLHGSGADRTQLLPEAELLATHGFGVLVYDSPGHGESAGVPTWDAPERAALDAALDALSAEPLVDPHKIGVFGFSAGSTVATQVAAGDTRVRALVLAGTYAEPAELTRYQNRRWGVLSELPALWADAWAGSALETLRPRDVIAFLSPRPLLVLCGENDQVVPREQTERLFDAAREPKTLIVVPDAGHGDFLQAQPALVGPALLDFFTRNLEVRPRAAASGD is encoded by the coding sequence GTGTTCACGAGCGCCCCGAGCTCGACGACGCTTCCCTGGCGGCGACGCGTGGCCCTCGCCGTGGCCCTCGGCGCGCCGCTCTTCGCCCTGGCCATCGGCGCGCGCACGTTTCGCCGAGAGCTCGCGTACTACCGGCCCAAGCGGCGCGCGATCGCGCGGCCCACGAGCGGCGCGCTCGCGCACGCGCGCGACTTTCGTTTCGGACGCGGGGACACGCTGCGCGGCTGGTTCGTCCCTCCGCGAAACGGGGCTGCCGTCATCTTCTTGCACGGGAGCGGCGCCGACCGGACCCAGCTCCTCCCCGAGGCGGAGCTCCTCGCGACGCATGGCTTCGGCGTCCTCGTGTACGACTCGCCCGGTCATGGCGAGAGCGCTGGCGTGCCGACCTGGGACGCGCCCGAGCGCGCGGCACTCGATGCCGCACTCGACGCGCTCTCCGCAGAGCCACTCGTCGACCCGCACAAGATTGGCGTGTTCGGGTTCTCCGCAGGCTCGACGGTGGCCACGCAGGTCGCGGCGGGCGACACGCGTGTGCGCGCGCTCGTCCTCGCGGGGACGTACGCGGAGCCAGCCGAGCTGACGCGCTACCAGAACCGGCGTTGGGGAGTTCTGAGCGAGCTGCCCGCGCTCTGGGCCGACGCTTGGGCAGGGAGCGCGCTCGAGACCCTTCGCCCGCGCGACGTGATCGCCTTCTTGTCGCCGCGCCCGCTCCTGGTGCTCTGCGGCGAGAACGACCAGGTCGTGCCGCGCGAACAGACCGAGCGCCTCTTCGACGCCGCGCGGGAACCCAAGACGCTCATCGTCGTGCCGGACGCAGGCCACGGCGACTTTCTCCAGGCGCAGCCCGCGCTCGTGGGTCCCGCGCTGCTCGACTTCTTTACCCGCAACCTCGAGGTGCGACCTCGAGCTGCGGCATCGGGAGACTGA
- a CDS encoding cupin-like domain-containing protein: MAYFNPGITFDIGAYHPFKVMAVQHQLMDHPLLKLERLVELGDRLAKTGSVRHHNDQAKPDTNFVFAPESHRARLSPAETLRQIEKAQAWLALHNVQQDPVYRGLVDEVLDFVKPLVDMKDPGMCHRAGWIFVTSPGAVTPYHMDHEHNFILQIRGNKTLHVWEPLDREVVSERALELFHGKLSRELVVYRDELLARAHVFQLKPGMGGYMPQTAPHWVKNGDEVSITASFTFYTDATRRRALLHRGNEKLRAVGITPSPVGSTPLVDGVKHLAFRAQQELKTAVNSARGKPNAPPTDGTYAPVA, encoded by the coding sequence ATGGCCTACTTCAACCCCGGCATCACCTTCGACATCGGCGCGTACCATCCGTTCAAGGTGATGGCCGTGCAGCACCAGCTGATGGATCACCCGCTGCTCAAGCTGGAGCGGCTCGTCGAGCTCGGCGATCGGCTCGCGAAGACGGGCTCGGTTCGACACCACAACGACCAGGCCAAGCCGGACACCAACTTCGTCTTCGCGCCGGAGTCGCACCGCGCGCGGCTCTCGCCCGCCGAGACGCTCCGGCAGATCGAGAAGGCCCAGGCGTGGCTCGCATTGCACAACGTCCAGCAAGACCCGGTCTACCGCGGCCTGGTGGACGAGGTGCTCGACTTCGTGAAGCCGCTCGTCGACATGAAGGACCCGGGAATGTGCCACCGCGCGGGTTGGATCTTCGTGACCTCCCCTGGGGCCGTGACGCCGTACCACATGGATCACGAGCACAACTTCATCTTGCAGATTCGCGGGAACAAGACGCTCCACGTGTGGGAACCGCTCGACCGCGAGGTGGTGAGCGAGCGCGCGCTGGAGCTGTTTCACGGCAAGCTCAGCCGCGAGCTCGTGGTGTATCGCGATGAGCTGCTCGCGCGCGCGCACGTCTTCCAGCTCAAGCCCGGCATGGGCGGCTACATGCCGCAGACGGCGCCGCACTGGGTGAAGAATGGCGACGAGGTCTCGATCACCGCGAGCTTCACGTTCTACACGGACGCGACGCGCCGCCGCGCCCTGCTCCACCGCGGCAACGAGAAGCTGCGCGCGGTGGGCATCACGCCCTCCCCCGTGGGGAGCACGCCGCTCGTCGACGGCGTGAAGCACCTCGCGTTCCGCGCGCAGCAGGAGCTGAAGACGGCGGTGAACAGCGCGCGCGGAAAGCCGAACGCGCCCCCGACAGACGGAACGTACGCGCCCGTCGCCTGA